The genomic region TAATGGGAGTTTTTAAACGGTGGACTTCTTACTGGGTTCTTATAACAGTTGTTGAATTGTGCTTTTATTCATTCTAACCATGTTGGATCTATAATGTAGGCTGCCTCCGGTtctggaagggaagagaaagatggCTACTAAACAAACAAGGACCATCTCACAAACGCTTGCGCGTGGAGCTGCCTTTGACACAACCAGCAATTGTGTCAGTGCTTTTAAATGAAACTAAATCATAACCACTGGTTTATAAAATGCTGGCGAGTTTGCAATTCCCTTTTACGAATGTCTTTTGAATGTCTACCGCAGCAGCACACACACCATTTATAACACGCTTATGACGCACGGGGCAGACATGTCATTCTAAGTCaggttttctgtccccccccaccccaaagggcAGCCCAGCTTTCAAGGGGGGGTGAGAAGGGAGCCCCCCTCCCTGGTCCTGCTGCTGACAACTCCGCACCCCATGGCAGCCGCTGCAGCTGCCCCTCCTTTCCTACCAGAGCTTGATCAGCAGGCAACCAGAGGGACTTGGTAGCCCAGGCAGCCCCCGGAGAGCCGCCAGGGGAAGAAGCGGGCAAAGCACAGCCGCTGCTGCCTCCAGCACAAAagggcacccacccacccagcctgcctgccttgaTCTTGCCCAGAGTCTGCCCAGACGAGGAGGCCACTTTCTGGAAACAGAGCCCAGGATCCCCAAGGTTGCCTTAGgacaggggggtccaactctggggcttcagatgttcatgggctccaattcccatccgccccttagAAGCAGCCAGAGAAATATTAGCCTTGCTGGACTGACCCATCTGGCATTCGAGGAGGTCAACCCCTCCCCCTCGGCCAGTGAcccactaggccagtggtggtgaacctttggcactccagatgttatggactacaattcccatcNNNNNNNNNNNNNNNNNNNNNNNNNNNNNNNNNNNNNNNNNNNNNNNNNNNNNNNNNNNNNNNNNNNNNNNNNNNNNNNNNNNNNNNNNNNGGGGGGCaatcagggtcatccggcgggccggatgtggcccgagggccgtataatgcccaggtctggcccaGAACATACAGCTCAGTGGTTGTTATTAGCGACGCAGGGCCTTGTGTGgaaggtgctgtcaagttgcaacagaCTTATGCAGACTCTGGAGGGTTTTCGGGgcctggatggccctggctagcctgatttcaacagccttggttagcatttggacgggagacccccAAGAAAGTCCACGGTTGcgacatagatgcaggcaaagccCCTCATTTTGTCTCTCGCCCTGACCTGCACGGCCAGGCGAACCCTGCCTGATCAGAACTCAGGAGCTAAGAAGGGTCGGATCTAGTTagtactaggatgggagaccaccacggaagcCCAGGcttgctaggcagaggcaggaaatagcggcaaaccacctctgaggagcagcagtggcgtaggaggttaagagctcgtgtatctaatctggaggaaccgggtttgattctccgctctgccgcctgagctgtggaggcttatctggggaattcagattagcctgtgcactcccacacacgccagctgggtgaccttgggctagtcacagcttctcggagctctctcagccccacctacctcacagggtgtttgttgtgaggggggaagggcaaggagattgtcagcccctttgagtctcctgcaggagaagaagtgggggatataaatccaaactcctcctcctcctccttcttcttgcctTCCCCTGGGTGGCCAAGGCTGGCCCACACTTGTCaggtctcaaaagctaagcagggttggccctgctggTGAGCAGTGGGTCCAGGAAgctacagcaaaccacctctgagtatctcttgccttcaaacccCCAAGACGACGCTTGCTACACACGTACAGGACAGGTATATGGGGTTCGGGGGCCAACAGAGGGGCGGGAGCAGTGCAGGCATCTTGCACTAAAggggaaacagcaggtgagggACTAGAGCGGCGGTTGAGAGAAACAGCCCCAAGATAAGCTGACCCCGTTTCTCTGTGCTGAGATTCTTGGGTTTAAGGAGGAGTCGCAAATGCAGCAATGATTTATTTTGACCAAAACACCGCAGTTCAGGACAACCTGGGCAGGTGAGAGGCTGCGACGGACTGAAAGCAGATTTCTGCTGTCCTTTGCTGTCAACCCCCCACACCTGGCTAATTCTCTTCTTGCCTTGTGGTTAAAGGAAGGTGTCAGTGTGAATCACtccaggagaaagggggagggggcgagaTCAACGGAAGTTAACTCAGCTATATTTTAGTCCAGTCGCACCTTAGATACTTCAGGTACTAATTTCCCGCACCGATCTCTGTAATAGCAGCTCCTCACCCGGCGATTATTTCTGGCCACTTGCGAACTCCTCCCAGAACTGGCCCTGCCCGGTCAGGGCTGTGGGAGGGGGTTAGCtcaggaaagcccccccccccagccctcaaGTCTAGGTGGGGGAGTGCCTGTGCGTGGGGAAATAAACTCAGTGACTCCCCCAACTTCCTGCCCctgcgggtggggtggggatccATCTGCCCGgaaccacgggggggggggtggggcggtgggtgcagcagcagcaacggggAGGTCTAGCCCAGGATGACCAAGGGCTgctctttgcctttctccccctCGAGGATCAAAACCAGGCGCAGCGGCGCTCCCAGCAGCGGAAAGGCCTCCCGCGCCTTCGGAGGCGAAGCGGAATCCCCCCGACGggatccccccgccccgccccttcgGTTTCAGCCAGGGCTTCTCTTCCAGTCGCGGCGGACCCTGGAGCCGACCGGGCCGTGTTCCGAAGGGCGCCGGCATCGCCTCTCTGGCAGGTCCGGGCAGGCCCGGCAGCCAGACCACGAAGAAGGCTGTTTGGCCCCGTGGCCGCCCGCGTGGCCTCCTCCGTCCTTCCAATCGCTGCTCCTCCAGCCCCCGCTGGGTGCGGAGACACGCGGCTCTGGCCCACCGATGGGGAGTGGCGTGCCCGAGGCGCCTTTCCGCCTGGCCTTCCTAGCTGGGTTGTTGTACAGCTGGGAGGGACGGCATCGGTACCGACGGTGACCAAGCACGCAGGCGCAAAAGCATCCGAGAGAGCCGCGGACTCCGCCGGCTATGGCCCCGCCCCTTTCCCCTCGAACACAAGAGGCGGGGCTCAGCCATCAGGGTCTCTGCAGCCAATCGTGGCCTCAGGAAATCTTCTGACACCGCCTCCCACCCGGCAGTGGTTCCGCCCACTCTATGCAAATACAAGTGTGTGaactgggggagagagagaactcaAACGAGGACTCTGCATGCGCTCAGAGGCGCCCTTAGCGCTGTGTGAGCTCAGACGCGCCGACCGCCTCGTGGCTGCGGCCCCCAAGCTTTGCTGTGTCTGCACGTGCTGCCTCACAGGTAGCCTGCCTCTGAACAGGGAAGTTCCTTTTGGCTTTCCGAGCACTCCAAACCGTCTCCGCAGgcactcccctccctctgaggGCGAGGTTGCAGGTGCTATTGCTGC from Sphaerodactylus townsendi isolate TG3544 linkage group LG17, MPM_Stown_v2.3, whole genome shotgun sequence harbors:
- the LOC125424486 gene encoding basic salivary proline-rich protein 3-like, giving the protein MPAPFGTRPGRLQGPPRLEEKPWLKPKGRGGGIPSGGFRFASEGAGGLSAAGSAAAPGFDPRGGERQRAALGHPGLDLPVAAAAPTAPPPPPWFRADGSPPHPQGQEVGGVTEFISPRTGTPPPRLEGWGGGLFSNPRRASVPLPPTASGNSATCGWSREGCEAGQSRPNGLQSCQARPAALPDKLPLPHTKKNICFRAGGLPQRPVVQASTPPPHFADAERTVPRVHRSTVFIFLF